In a single window of the Novosphingobium sp. IK01 genome:
- the pdhA gene encoding pyruvate dehydrogenase (acetyl-transferring) E1 component subunit alpha — translation MAKSARPRAATPQSSAPQAPAAQAAPTPAATPDASAASDSPVEDEATFALRSLQQRHANNTRYEASDAELLKFYEQMVLIRRFEEKAGQLYGLGLIGGFCHLYIGQEAVAVGLQSALNEGHDSVITGYRDHGHMLAYGIDPKVIMAELTGRGAGISHGKGGSMHMFSTDHKFYGGHGIVGAQVPLGAGLAFAHKYRNDGGVCMAYFGDGAANQGQVYETFNMAALWKLPIVFVVENNGYAMGTAVKRGSAETHFYRRGTAFRIPGIPVNGMDVLEVRQGAEVALEFVRAGNGPVLLELNTYRYRGHSMSDPAKYRSREEVQEMREKHDPIEAAKQELLKRGVTEDAIKDIDKQIRQQVAQAADFAESSPEPDMAELYTDVLVGTY, via the coding sequence TTGGCCAAGTCCGCCAGGCCGCGCGCCGCCACTCCGCAATCTTCCGCTCCCCAGGCCCCCGCTGCGCAAGCGGCCCCGACGCCGGCTGCAACGCCCGACGCGTCGGCCGCATCCGACAGCCCGGTCGAGGATGAAGCGACGTTCGCCCTGCGCAGCCTTCAGCAGCGCCACGCGAACAACACCCGCTACGAGGCTTCCGACGCCGAGCTGCTCAAGTTCTACGAGCAGATGGTCCTGATCCGCCGCTTCGAGGAAAAGGCCGGCCAGCTTTATGGTCTGGGCCTGATCGGCGGCTTCTGCCACCTCTACATCGGCCAGGAAGCGGTCGCGGTGGGTCTCCAGTCGGCGCTCAACGAGGGCCACGACAGCGTGATCACCGGCTATCGCGACCATGGCCACATGCTGGCCTATGGTATCGATCCCAAGGTGATCATGGCCGAACTGACCGGTCGCGGTGCGGGTATCTCGCACGGCAAGGGCGGTTCGATGCACATGTTCTCGACCGACCACAAGTTCTATGGCGGGCACGGCATCGTTGGCGCGCAAGTGCCGCTGGGCGCGGGCCTTGCCTTCGCGCACAAGTATCGCAACGATGGCGGCGTGTGCATGGCCTACTTCGGCGATGGCGCGGCCAACCAGGGGCAGGTCTACGAAACCTTCAACATGGCCGCGCTGTGGAAGCTGCCGATCGTGTTCGTGGTCGAAAACAACGGCTACGCCATGGGCACGGCGGTCAAGCGCGGTTCGGCCGAGACGCATTTCTATCGTCGTGGCACGGCCTTCCGCATTCCGGGCATTCCGGTCAACGGCATGGATGTGCTCGAAGTGCGCCAGGGCGCCGAAGTTGCGCTCGAATTCGTGCGCGCGGGCAATGGCCCGGTCCTGCTCGAACTCAACACCTATCGCTATCGCGGGCACTCGATGTCCGACCCTGCCAAGTATCGCAGCCGCGAGGAAGTGCAGGAAATGCGCGAGAAGCACGATCCGATCGAGGCCGCCAAGCAGGAACTGCTCAAGCGCGGGGTGACCGAGGACGCGATCAAGGACATCGACAAGCAGATTCGCCAGCAGGTGGCCCAGGCCGCCGACTTTGCCGAAAGCTCGCCCGAGCCGGACATGGCAGAGCTTTATACCGACGTGCTGGTGGGGACCTACTGA
- a CDS encoding Flp family type IVb pilin: MIQFLRKVMRDNNAVTLVEYGLLVGLLGLAMVFGLTAFTNQLYVLFQVVKNATHNP; encoded by the coding sequence ATGATTCAATTCCTGCGCAAGGTGATGCGCGACAACAATGCCGTGACCCTCGTCGAGTACGGGCTGCTGGTCGGCCTCCTGGGCCTCGCGATGGTCTTTGGGCTGACCGCATTTACCAATCAGCTCTACGTTCTCTTCCAGGTCGTCAAAAACGCTACGCACAATCCCTGA
- a CDS encoding pyruvate dehydrogenase complex E1 component subunit beta codes for MAIELKMPALSPTMEEGTLAKWLVKPGDEVKSGDILAEIETDKATMEFEAVDEGTVGELLIPAGTEGVKVGTVIATLQGEDEPAATPAAAPAPAPAAEETDHGTDHKAKAAAAIAPKTSTKPAADPEIPAGTTMVPTTVRDALRDAMAEEMRADDAVFVMGEEVAEYQGAYKVTQGLLDEFGARRVIDTPITEYGFAGIGAGAAMGGLKPVIEFMTFNFAMQAIDHIINSAAKTNYMSGGQMRCPIVFRGPNGAAARVGAQHSQNYGPWYAAVPGLIVIAPYDAADAKGLLKAAIRSPDPVVFLENELVYGRTFDVPALDDFVLPIGKARVVREGKDVTIVSYSIGVGFALEAAEKLAAEGIEAEVIDLRTLRPLDKDTVLASLAKTNRMVVAEEGFPVCSVASEIIAIAMEEGFDNLDAPVLRVCNEDVPMPYAANLEKAALIDAGKIVAAVKKVCYR; via the coding sequence ATGGCAATTGAACTGAAGATGCCGGCCCTCTCGCCGACGATGGAAGAGGGCACGCTCGCCAAGTGGCTGGTCAAGCCGGGCGACGAAGTGAAGTCGGGCGACATTCTCGCCGAGATCGAGACCGACAAGGCCACGATGGAATTCGAGGCGGTCGACGAAGGGACCGTGGGCGAACTGCTGATCCCGGCCGGGACCGAAGGCGTGAAGGTGGGCACGGTGATCGCCACGCTTCAGGGCGAGGACGAACCGGCGGCAACGCCCGCTGCGGCGCCTGCTCCTGCCCCGGCAGCCGAAGAAACCGACCACGGTACTGACCACAAGGCCAAGGCCGCAGCGGCCATCGCGCCCAAGACCAGCACCAAGCCTGCTGCCGACCCGGAAATCCCGGCCGGCACGACGATGGTGCCGACGACCGTGCGCGACGCCCTGCGCGACGCCATGGCCGAGGAAATGCGCGCCGACGACGCCGTCTTCGTGATGGGCGAGGAAGTCGCCGAGTATCAGGGTGCCTACAAGGTGACCCAGGGCCTGCTCGACGAATTCGGCGCCCGCCGCGTGATCGATACCCCGATCACCGAATATGGCTTTGCCGGGATCGGCGCGGGCGCGGCCATGGGTGGCCTCAAGCCCGTGATCGAGTTCATGACGTTCAACTTCGCCATGCAGGCGATCGACCACATCATCAACTCGGCGGCCAAGACCAACTACATGTCGGGCGGCCAGATGCGGTGCCCGATCGTGTTCCGTGGCCCCAACGGGGCGGCGGCGCGCGTGGGCGCGCAGCACAGCCAGAACTATGGCCCGTGGTACGCCGCCGTGCCGGGCCTCATCGTCATCGCGCCTTATGACGCGGCGGACGCCAAGGGCCTGCTCAAGGCCGCCATCCGCAGCCCTGACCCGGTGGTCTTCCTCGAAAACGAACTCGTCTATGGCCGCACGTTCGACGTGCCCGCGCTCGACGACTTCGTCCTGCCGATCGGCAAGGCGCGCGTGGTGCGCGAGGGCAAGGACGTGACGATCGTGTCGTACTCGATCGGCGTCGGCTTTGCGCTCGAAGCGGCTGAAAAGCTCGCCGCCGAAGGCATCGAGGCCGAAGTGATCGACCTGCGCACGCTGCGCCCGCTCGACAAGGACACCGTGCTGGCCAGCCTCGCCAAGACCAACCGCATGGTCGTGGCCGAGGAAGGCTTCCCGGTCTGCTCGGTCGCCTCGGAAATCATCGCCATCGCGATGGAAGAAGGTTTCGACAACCTCGACGCGCCGGTTCTGCGCGTGTGCAACGAGGACGTGCCGATGCCCTATGCCGCCAACCTCGAAAAGGCCGCGTTGATCGACGCGGGCAAGATCGTGGCGGCGGTCAAGAAGGTCTGCTACCGCTAA
- a CDS encoding (deoxy)nucleoside triphosphate pyrophosphohydrolase, producing the protein MSSILPADQPATPAAGAQGPVGPLLVVAGALVEGEGPLARVLLQRRPRAKHHGGLWEFPGGKVEDGESPAAALARELGEELGIVVDQADLVPMTFAVDDVRQGGGPGTGQRALVLMLYLCRRWQGIPVAMEGVEDGAALEWVALADMKEWAISAKMPPLDIALCITFQKMLLA; encoded by the coding sequence ATGTCGTCAATCTTGCCTGCCGATCAGCCTGCGACCCCTGCTGCGGGCGCTCAGGGGCCTGTGGGGCCGCTTCTGGTGGTGGCGGGGGCTCTGGTCGAGGGAGAAGGACCTCTGGCCCGTGTGCTGCTGCAAAGGCGCCCCAGGGCCAAGCATCATGGCGGGTTGTGGGAATTTCCCGGCGGCAAGGTCGAGGACGGGGAGAGCCCGGCTGCCGCGCTGGCGCGCGAACTGGGCGAGGAACTGGGCATCGTGGTCGATCAGGCCGATCTCGTGCCGATGACCTTTGCCGTGGACGATGTGCGGCAGGGGGGAGGGCCGGGGACAGGGCAGCGGGCCCTCGTGCTCATGCTTTATCTGTGCCGTCGCTGGCAGGGTATTCCCGTTGCCATGGAAGGGGTTGAGGATGGGGCCGCGCTCGAATGGGTGGCTCTGGCAGACATGAAGGAATGGGCGATTTCCGCCAAAATGCCCCCTCTCGACATTGCGCTGTGCATAACTTTCCAAAAAATGCTTTTGGCCTGA
- the trmFO gene encoding methylenetetrahydrofolate--tRNA-(uracil(54)-C(5))-methyltransferase (FADH(2)-oxidizing) TrmFO: MSHQIHIIGGGMAGSEAAWQLARRGFRVRLSEMRGSGETTAAHQGDGLAELVCSNSFRSDDDEKNAVGLLHHEMRRCDSLIMAAADKARVPAGSALAVDRDVFSAAVEAALAQLPNIEVVRERVDTLPGEGMAIVATGPLTAPALAGSIGQATGADALAFFDAIAPIVYRDSIDMDICWMASRWDKASGPESTGKDYINCPMDKDQYLAFHQGLIDGEKTEFKEWEANTPYFDGCMPIEVMAQRGVETLRFGPMKPVGLDNPRTGRWPYAVVQLRQDNKLGTLWNMVGFQTKLKHAEQVRLFRTIPGLENAEFARLGGLHRNTFIHSPTLLDRQLRLKSSPNIRFAGQITGCEGYVESASIGMLAGLMAASELAGRDWTPPPVTSALGALLSHITGDAEAQTYQPMNVNFGLFPPVDPSVKKKSRKEAYTARGKADFTPWLETLAPDLPTAP; the protein is encoded by the coding sequence ATGTCCCATCAGATCCACATCATCGGGGGCGGCATGGCCGGCTCCGAAGCGGCCTGGCAGCTCGCGCGCCGGGGTTTTCGCGTCCGCCTGTCGGAAATGCGCGGCAGCGGCGAAACCACCGCGGCCCATCAGGGCGACGGATTGGCCGAACTCGTCTGCTCGAACTCGTTCCGCTCGGACGACGATGAAAAGAACGCGGTCGGCCTGCTCCACCACGAGATGCGCCGCTGCGACAGCCTGATCATGGCCGCCGCCGACAAGGCGCGCGTGCCCGCAGGCTCGGCCCTCGCGGTCGACCGCGACGTGTTCTCCGCCGCCGTCGAGGCCGCACTGGCGCAGCTTCCCAATATCGAAGTCGTGCGCGAACGCGTCGACACCCTGCCGGGCGAAGGCATGGCCATCGTCGCCACCGGCCCGCTGACCGCCCCGGCCCTTGCCGGGTCCATCGGGCAGGCCACCGGCGCCGATGCGCTGGCCTTCTTCGATGCCATCGCGCCGATCGTCTATCGCGACTCCATCGACATGGACATCTGCTGGATGGCGAGCCGCTGGGACAAGGCCTCAGGCCCGGAAAGCACCGGCAAGGACTATATCAACTGCCCGATGGACAAGGACCAGTACCTTGCCTTCCACCAGGGCCTGATCGACGGCGAAAAGACCGAGTTCAAGGAATGGGAGGCCAATACCCCCTATTTCGATGGCTGCATGCCCATCGAGGTCATGGCCCAGCGCGGCGTCGAAACCTTGCGCTTCGGCCCGATGAAGCCGGTCGGCCTCGACAATCCGCGCACCGGGCGCTGGCCCTATGCGGTCGTCCAGCTTCGGCAGGACAACAAGCTGGGCACGCTGTGGAACATGGTCGGCTTCCAGACCAAGCTCAAGCATGCCGAGCAGGTCCGCCTGTTCCGCACGATCCCCGGCCTTGAAAACGCCGAATTCGCGCGGCTTGGCGGGCTTCACCGCAACACCTTCATCCATTCGCCCACGCTGCTCGACCGCCAGTTGCGCCTCAAGTCCTCGCCCAACATCCGCTTTGCCGGGCAGATCACCGGCTGCGAAGGCTATGTCGAAAGCGCCTCGATCGGCATGCTCGCCGGGCTCATGGCGGCCAGCGAACTGGCGGGCCGCGACTGGACGCCCCCGCCCGTCACCTCCGCGCTCGGCGCCCTGCTCAGCCACATCACCGGCGATGCCGAAGCCCAGACCTATCAGCCGATGAACGTGAACTTCGGCCTGTTCCCGCCGGTCGATCCCTCGGTCAAGAAAAAGAGCCGCAAGGAAGCCTATACCGCGCGCGGCAAGGCCGATTTTACCCCATGGCTGGAAACCCTTGCCCCTGATCTGCCAACAGCGCCCTGA
- the gyrA gene encoding DNA gyrase subunit A: MDPTPGIPEAEFQRIDIVDEMKTSYLDYAMSVIVARALPDVRDGLKPVHRRILWTSHENGFTSGKPYRKSARIVGDTMGKYHPHGDAAIYDALARMTQDWSLRLPLIDGQGNFGSMDPDPPASMRYTEARLAKVADSLLADIDKDTVDFQPNYDGAEHEPQVLPARFPNLLVNGAGGIAVGMATNIPPHNLGEVIDGCLAYMDNPLISIDELIQIIPGPDFPTAPLIMGASGARKAYTEGRGSIMMRCRHEIEEGRGRDANRRSIVLTSIPFQVGKSNLVEKIAEAAKDKRIEGISDIRDESNREGVRVVVDLKRDASPEVVLNQLWRNTPAQSNFPANMLAIRGGRPEILNLKDIIESFVRFREEVITRRTKFELNKARDRAHILLGLVVAVTNLDEVVRIIRGSANPALAREALLAREWPMGEIASYIRLVEAIEDDAVATEGTYRLSEIQVRAILDLRLHRLTALGRDEIGDELEKLAIAIAEYLSILADRQKLYAVMREELVEVKAAYATPRLSQIAPAADGIDDEDLIEREDMVVTITLDGYIKRTPLSTFRAQARGGKGRSGMATKDEDAVGTMFVASTHTPVLFFSTAGKVYRLKVWRLPEGGAATRGRPVVNLLPALDQGETIAAVLPLPEDEAEWGKLNVMFATAKGNVRRNAMDSFANIPSNGKFAMKFEDETEDRLIGVALLSEGDDVLLASRAGKAIRFPADDVREFQSRTSTGVRGMALKDGDEVISLSILHRAGVKDQDEREDYLRFAPWKAEKEGEPQMSAERYQELVGKEQFILTVCANGYGKMSSAYEYRRTGRGGQGITNIDNIGRNGPVVASFPATQADQLMLVTDQAKLIRLPLGSLRVIGRGSAGVRLFNVSGAEQVVSAVRLAEPDTDGEEAELAGIAPEAAGETGDEGGAE; this comes from the coding sequence ATCGATCCTACCCCCGGCATTCCCGAAGCCGAATTCCAGCGGATCGACATCGTCGATGAAATGAAAACCAGCTACCTCGATTACGCGATGAGCGTGATCGTGGCCCGCGCGCTGCCCGACGTGCGCGACGGGTTGAAGCCGGTTCATCGTCGTATCCTGTGGACCAGCCACGAAAACGGCTTCACCTCGGGCAAGCCCTATCGCAAGTCGGCGCGTATCGTCGGCGACACCATGGGTAAATATCACCCCCATGGCGACGCGGCGATCTACGACGCGCTCGCGCGCATGACCCAGGACTGGTCGCTGCGCCTGCCGCTGATCGACGGCCAGGGCAACTTCGGCTCGATGGACCCCGATCCGCCGGCCTCGATGCGCTACACCGAAGCGCGCCTCGCCAAGGTCGCCGACAGCCTGCTCGCGGACATCGACAAGGACACCGTCGATTTCCAGCCCAACTACGACGGCGCCGAGCACGAACCGCAAGTTCTCCCCGCGCGCTTCCCCAACCTGCTGGTCAACGGCGCGGGCGGCATCGCGGTGGGCATGGCCACCAATATCCCGCCCCACAACCTGGGCGAAGTGATCGACGGGTGCCTGGCCTACATGGACAACCCGCTGATCTCGATCGATGAGCTGATCCAGATCATTCCGGGCCCCGATTTCCCCACTGCCCCGCTGATCATGGGCGCGAGCGGCGCGCGCAAGGCCTATACCGAAGGCCGCGGCTCGATCATGATGCGCTGCCGCCACGAGATCGAGGAAGGCCGGGGCCGCGACGCCAACCGCCGCTCGATCGTGCTCACCTCGATTCCCTTCCAGGTCGGCAAGTCGAACCTCGTCGAGAAGATCGCCGAAGCCGCCAAGGACAAGCGGATCGAGGGCATCTCGGACATCCGCGACGAATCCAACCGCGAGGGCGTGCGCGTCGTCGTCGACCTGAAGCGCGACGCCTCGCCCGAGGTCGTGCTCAACCAGCTCTGGCGCAACACCCCTGCCCAGTCCAATTTCCCGGCCAACATGCTCGCCATCCGTGGCGGGCGCCCGGAAATCCTCAACCTCAAGGACATCATCGAAAGCTTCGTGCGCTTCCGCGAGGAAGTGATCACGCGGCGCACCAAGTTCGAGCTGAACAAGGCGCGCGACCGCGCCCATATCCTGCTCGGCCTCGTGGTGGCGGTCACCAACCTCGATGAAGTCGTCAGGATCATCCGTGGCTCGGCCAACCCGGCGCTGGCTCGCGAGGCCCTGCTTGCCCGCGAATGGCCGATGGGTGAAATCGCCTCCTATATCCGCCTCGTCGAAGCGATCGAGGACGATGCCGTCGCCACCGAGGGCACCTATCGCCTCTCGGAAATCCAGGTCCGCGCGATCCTCGATCTGCGCCTCCACCGCCTGACCGCGCTGGGCCGCGACGAAATCGGCGACGAGCTGGAAAAGCTCGCCATCGCCATCGCCGAATACCTCTCGATCCTCGCCGACCGCCAGAAGCTCTATGCGGTCATGCGCGAGGAACTGGTCGAGGTGAAGGCGGCCTATGCCACCCCGCGCCTCTCGCAGATCGCCCCGGCCGCCGACGGCATCGACGACGAAGACCTGATCGAGCGCGAGGACATGGTCGTGACGATCACCCTCGACGGCTATATCAAGCGCACCCCGCTCTCGACCTTCCGCGCCCAGGCGCGCGGCGGCAAGGGCCGTTCGGGCATGGCCACCAAGGACGAGGATGCCGTGGGCACGATGTTCGTGGCCAGCACGCATACCCCGGTGCTGTTCTTCTCGACGGCGGGCAAGGTCTATCGCCTGAAAGTCTGGCGCCTTCCCGAAGGGGGCGCGGCCACCCGTGGCCGTCCGGTCGTCAACCTGCTGCCCGCGCTCGACCAGGGCGAAACCATCGCCGCCGTGCTTCCTTTGCCGGAAGACGAGGCCGAATGGGGCAAGCTCAACGTCATGTTCGCCACGGCCAAGGGCAACGTGCGCCGCAACGCGATGGACAGCTTTGCCAACATCCCCTCGAACGGCAAGTTCGCGATGAAGTTCGAGGACGAGACCGAAGACCGCCTGATCGGCGTGGCGCTGCTCTCCGAAGGCGACGACGTGCTGCTGGCAAGCCGCGCGGGCAAGGCCATCCGCTTCCCCGCCGACGACGTGCGCGAATTCCAGAGCCGCACCTCGACCGGCGTGCGCGGCATGGCGCTCAAGGACGGCGACGAGGTCATCTCGCTCTCGATCCTCCACCGCGCCGGGGTCAAGGATCAGGACGAACGCGAGGATTACCTCCGCTTCGCGCCGTGGAAGGCCGAAAAGGAAGGCGAACCGCAGATGTCCGCCGAGCGCTATCAGGAACTGGTGGGCAAGGAACAGTTCATCCTCACCGTCTGCGCCAACGGCTATGGCAAGATGTCGTCGGCCTATGAATATCGCCGCACGGGCCGTGGCGGTCAGGGCATCACCAATATCGACAACATCGGCCGCAACGGCCCGGTGGTGGCGAGCTTCCCGGCGACCCAGGCCGACCAGTTGATGCTGGTGACCGACCAGGCCAAGCTGATCCGCCTGCCGCTCGGCTCGCTGCGCGTGATCGGGCGTGGCTCGGCCGGCGTGCGCCTGTTCAACGTCTCGGGCGCCGAACAGGTAGTGAGCGCCGTGCGTCTGGCTGAACCGGACACCGATGGCGAAGAAGCCGAACTGGCCGGGATCGCACCGGAAGCAGCCGGCGAAACCGGTGACGAAGGCGGCGCGGAATGA
- the lipA gene encoding lipoyl synthase: protein MTEPASNRTIAQASVETVDQARPERNRKPDWIRVKAPGSKGYGETRQLMRDLKLNTVCEEAACPNIGECWTKKHATVMILGDVCTRACAFCNVKTGMPRMVDASEPGHVGEAAAQMGLEHIVITSVDRDDLPDGGAGQFVKVIRALREQTPSTTIEILTPDFRNKMERAVAAIVEAGPDVYNHNLETVPRLYPTIRPGARYYASLRLLEQVKRLNPMIFTKSGIMLGLGEERLEVHQVMDDMRSAQIDFLTMGQYLQPTPKHTKVMEFVTPKAFDAYGAIARAKGFLQVASSPLTRSSYHAGEDFAQMKAAREAQLAKAAARTGAA, encoded by the coding sequence ATGACCGAACCCGCCAGCAATCGCACCATCGCCCAGGCTTCTGTCGAGACCGTTGATCAGGCCCGACCCGAGCGCAACCGCAAGCCCGACTGGATCCGCGTGAAGGCGCCGGGCAGCAAAGGCTATGGCGAGACGCGCCAGCTCATGCGCGACCTCAAGCTCAATACCGTGTGCGAAGAGGCGGCCTGTCCCAATATCGGCGAATGCTGGACCAAGAAGCACGCCACGGTGATGATTCTGGGCGACGTGTGCACGCGCGCCTGTGCGTTCTGCAATGTGAAGACGGGCATGCCGCGCATGGTCGATGCGTCCGAGCCGGGCCATGTGGGCGAGGCCGCGGCGCAGATGGGCCTTGAGCACATCGTGATCACCTCGGTCGACCGCGACGACCTGCCCGACGGCGGCGCAGGCCAGTTCGTCAAGGTGATCAGGGCCCTGCGCGAGCAGACCCCTTCGACCACCATCGAGATCCTGACCCCCGATTTCCGCAACAAGATGGAGCGCGCCGTCGCCGCCATCGTCGAAGCCGGGCCCGACGTCTACAATCACAATCTCGAGACCGTCCCGCGTCTCTATCCCACGATCCGTCCCGGCGCGCGCTATTATGCCTCGCTGCGCCTGCTCGAACAGGTCAAGCGCCTGAACCCGATGATCTTCACGAAATCGGGCATCATGCTCGGCCTTGGCGAGGAACGTCTCGAAGTGCATCAGGTGATGGACGACATGCGCTCGGCGCAGATCGACTTCCTGACCATGGGCCAGTACCTCCAGCCCACGCCCAAGCACACCAAGGTCATGGAATTCGTGACGCCCAAGGCCTTCGATGCCTATGGCGCGATCGCGCGGGCCAAGGGCTTCCTTCAGGTCGCGTCGAGCCCGCTTACGCGTTCGAGCTATCACGCGGGCGAGGATTTTGCCCAGATGAAGGCCGCGCGCGAGGCACAGCTGGCCAAGGCTGCCGCTCGCACCGGCGCGGCCTGA
- a CDS encoding tetratricopeptide repeat protein: protein MHGSVWSSGKGAIARAAMAVALASGLGMSLGAVPAMAKDAKPAAGANSKEFLAAAGPYQQQFNAWVATKGKAADAEYKAAAQNLVPGLAAVEAAAKTPLDFMIVGNWQQVLGGATGDTKLQQKGLQHMADSGQMPADRVSMVQYFLGATAYQNGDYATATKALRAAVDANYNEDNAAEILADSFVKQNQPAQALDALKAAIAVRKAANGTVPVNWYKRGQVIAYNAKLGPQAIEWATLTVSVDPTPLNWLGAGQLVREFSTFGKEESVDLGRLFLRTGALGVDKQYTAREYIEYIQAADPRRQPAEVIKVAQQGIAAGAISATDPFVADSIAQAKGRIAAGDKASLTSLERDANAAADGKLAAIAGDAYLSYGEAAKAEELYTTALKKGVADKDRTETRLGIALLDEGKTAEAKAAFATVGGVRAPLAKLWTVYADTRTAAK from the coding sequence ATGCACGGTTCTGTGTGGAGTTCGGGTAAGGGCGCGATTGCCCGCGCGGCGATGGCCGTGGCGCTGGCCTCGGGCCTTGGCATGAGCCTGGGGGCGGTTCCGGCGATGGCCAAGGATGCCAAGCCGGCCGCTGGCGCCAATTCCAAGGAATTCCTGGCCGCTGCCGGGCCGTATCAGCAGCAGTTCAACGCCTGGGTGGCCACCAAGGGCAAGGCTGCCGACGCCGAGTACAAGGCTGCCGCGCAGAACCTCGTTCCGGGTCTGGCTGCTGTCGAGGCGGCGGCCAAGACCCCGCTCGATTTCATGATCGTGGGCAACTGGCAGCAGGTTCTGGGCGGCGCCACGGGCGACACCAAGCTTCAGCAGAAGGGCCTCCAGCACATGGCCGACAGCGGCCAGATGCCCGCCGACCGTGTGAGCATGGTGCAGTATTTCCTGGGCGCCACGGCCTATCAGAACGGCGACTATGCGACCGCGACCAAGGCGCTGCGCGCGGCGGTCGACGCCAACTACAACGAGGACAACGCCGCCGAAATCCTCGCCGACTCGTTCGTCAAGCAGAACCAGCCCGCCCAGGCCCTCGACGCGCTCAAGGCTGCGATCGCCGTGCGCAAGGCTGCCAATGGCACCGTGCCGGTCAACTGGTACAAGCGCGGTCAGGTGATCGCCTACAACGCCAAGCTCGGCCCGCAGGCCATCGAATGGGCGACGCTGACCGTTTCGGTCGACCCGACCCCGCTCAACTGGCTGGGCGCCGGCCAGCTCGTTCGTGAATTCAGCACGTTCGGCAAGGAGGAATCGGTCGATCTGGGCCGCCTGTTCCTGCGCACGGGCGCGCTGGGTGTCGACAAGCAGTACACCGCGCGTGAATACATCGAATATATCCAGGCCGCCGACCCCCGTCGCCAGCCGGCCGAAGTGATCAAGGTGGCCCAGCAGGGCATCGCTGCGGGCGCGATCTCGGCGACTGACCCGTTCGTGGCGGACTCGATCGCCCAGGCCAAGGGCCGCATCGCGGCGGGCGACAAGGCCTCGCTCACCAGCCTCGAGCGCGATGCCAATGCCGCTGCCGATGGCAAGCTGGCCGCCATCGCGGGCGACGCCTACTTGTCCTATGGCGAGGCGGCCAAGGCCGAGGAACTCTACACGACCGCGCTCAAGAAGGGCGTGGCCGACAAGGACCGCACCGAAACGCGCTTGGGCATCGCCCTGCTCGACGAAGGCAAGACCGCCGAAGCCAAGGCCGCGTTCGCGACCGTGGGCGGCGTGCGCGCGCCGCTGGCCAAGCTCTGGACGGTCTATGCCGATACCAGGACCGCCGCGAAGTAA
- a CDS encoding DUF952 domain-containing protein — protein MSAAIPAETLAYKVLTGEQRAELESGTFGGAPVDLADGYIHMSTADQVTATVDKHFAGQGDLHVATVDLTAFGPSLKWEVSRGGALFPHLYVPLPLAAVVAMEPLSRLPDGSVALPQPE, from the coding sequence ATGAGCGCCGCCATTCCGGCTGAAACCCTCGCCTACAAGGTGCTGACCGGCGAACAGCGTGCCGAACTCGAAAGCGGCACGTTCGGCGGCGCCCCGGTCGATCTGGCCGATGGCTATATCCACATGTCGACCGCCGATCAGGTGACCGCCACGGTGGACAAGCATTTCGCCGGGCAGGGCGACCTTCATGTCGCCACTGTCGATCTCACCGCCTTCGGCCCCAGCCTGAAGTGGGAAGTCTCGCGCGGCGGGGCGCTGTTCCCCCATCTCTACGTGCCGCTGCCGCTCGCCGCGGTGGTGGCGATGGAGCCGCTTTCGCGCCTGCCCGATGGCTCGGTCGCCCTTCCCCAGCCCGAGTAA
- a CDS encoding carbonic anhydrase translates to MAQQTSPELEQLLDGYRRFRSDGWTPHHDRWERLREGQEPRVMIIACSDSRVDPAQIFDTDPGEMFVVRNVAAMVPPFETTPGHHGVSAALEYAVQVLKVNEVIVMGHGMCGGCRAALTQELAGCEPGNGGFVADWISMLDEARAPVVAAHGTTGRTAERAMEMAGVKASLANLRTFPCVKHKEANGTLRLRGAFFAISDGVLHLLDEETGEFAPAI, encoded by the coding sequence ATGGCACAGCAGACTTCTCCCGAGCTGGAACAGCTCCTCGATGGTTATCGCCGCTTCCGCAGCGATGGCTGGACCCCCCACCACGACCGCTGGGAACGCCTTCGCGAGGGCCAGGAACCCAGGGTCATGATCATCGCCTGCTCCGACAGCCGCGTGGACCCCGCCCAGATCTTCGATACCGATCCGGGCGAGATGTTCGTCGTGCGCAACGTGGCCGCGATGGTCCCTCCGTTTGAAACCACGCCCGGCCACCACGGCGTTTCCGCCGCGCTCGAATATGCCGTCCAGGTCCTCAAGGTGAACGAAGTGATCGTCATGGGCCATGGCATGTGCGGCGGTTGCCGCGCGGCCTTGACCCAGGAACTGGCCGGTTGCGAGCCGGGCAACGGCGGCTTCGTGGCCGACTGGATCTCGATGCTCGATGAAGCGCGCGCGCCCGTGGTCGCCGCTCATGGCACCACCGGCCGCACCGCCGAGCGCGCGATGGAAATGGCCGGGGTCAAGGCCAGCCTTGCCAACTTGCGCACGTTCCCCTGCGTCAAGCACAAGGAAGCCAACGGCACGCTTCGCCTGCGCGGTGCCTTCTTCGCCATTTCCGATGGCGTGCTGCACCTGCTCGACGAAGAGACCGGCGAATTCGCCCCGGCGATCTGA